One Arcobacter sp. FWKO B genomic window, GCTCAGAATTTCTCAAAGTTTGTAGCAAACTCAAGTGCCGTTCAAAAAGTAATGGCTGAGTCTATTAGATATAAAAAAGCCATATCAACTATGACAAACTTTATAAAAAAAGATGGCTTTGAAGTTGAATCAGAGCTTACAATTTTCCCATCATTTGGAATAGATGGTTTGGCAAATGAGTATTCTTTTTATCTAGATTTGAACTAATGAAATCTAGATAAAATATCCCAAAAGCCATCCTATAGCAAATCCTATCAAGTGAGCATACCAAGCTATAGGCATACCTATTAAAAGTGGTGCAAAAGATATTAAAAGTACCCATACTAAGATCCCTTTTCTATTAAATCTATCGTATAAAGCAACATACCCTAAAAGTACACATATGGCACCACTAGCACCTACTAAGTTGTGATTTAGTCCAAGTGAATAGATAAATAAAAAGCTAACTAAAGATGTAACAATACCACCTATAAAATAGAGTATGGCAAAGGTAAATTTACCTTTTTGTTCTTCAAGAAGTGTGCCAAACTGATATAAAACAAACATATTCATAGCAAGATGAAAAATCCCACCATGGGCAAAAATGCTACTTAGTGGTTGATACCAAAGGTCATACTCTAAAAAGAATATATTCATACCAAGTAGTATAGTTCCATGTTGCATAGAAGTTTGGACTATATACATAAAAATAGTAGCTAATATTATAAGATTAGTAAGGGTAAAAACTTTAGTTCGTGCCATTATATTTAAACGCTTCTATAGTACAATTTATTCTTTGTTCTATTTCTTTAAGGTCGTATGTATTAAAATCAATTTGCATTCTAAAAGCTTGTATTCCATTTACTCTAAAAGATGTTAGAATATATCCAGCAAATAATTTGCAGTTATCTGAGTCGCTTTTTTTGTTTGGGTCTTCTTTGTCATTTTCTATTAGCTGATATGAAATAGTTAGATATTTTTGTGCATCATGATTTTGGACTATATCTATTGCTTTTGAAAACATAATATCTGTTTGTTCAATAGTTACTTTTGTATCCAAAACTGGTGTCATATGCTTTGCTAAAGTTATATCACCAAGAAGTTCATAGTTTCCTTTTTGTAGTAGTTCATAACCTTCTTTTAAAAGCTCTATATCATATACTTTATCAAAACAGATTACTTCTTTTTGGCAAGGCAGATTACTATGTAAAATTGGTTTTGTTTCTTGGGGGACATATTTTACATAAATTGTGATTACAACAGTCATTATGACTATTGTAATCAATGCAAACCAGTTATTGATTTTTATGCTTTGATTCACTATACTAGAGCCTCTTTTAGTACATCTTCAATAGTATCAACAGCAACGATAACTAAATCTTTTTTTACTTCATCAGGTATTTCTTCGAGATCTCTTTCATAGTTCTTTCTTGGTATTAAAGCTTTTTTGATTTTTGCTTTGTGTGCAGCAATAAGCTTTTCTTTAAGTCCACCGATTGGAAGTACTTTACCACTAAGGGTTAGTTCACCAGTCATTGCTACATCATTTTTTACCGCTTTATCACTTAATATTGATGCAATAGTTGTAGCCATAGTTATACCTGCACTAGGACCATCTTTTGGTGTAGCACCTTCAGGGATATGAAGATGTATATCATATCTTTGGTATATTTCGCTAATATCTGGCTTAAATCCATCTTCTTTTTCTTTATAGCTTAAAGGTATTTTTGAAGAATCAATTTTTATTTTGCCATTATCTATTAAGACTTTTACTACACTGTGTGATATTTTTGCTGATTCTTTCATCACCTCACCCATGCTTCCAGTCAAAGATAGCATACCTTTGCCTTTGAGTTTGATAGCTTCAATTTTCAGTACATCACCACCAACACTAGTCCAAGCAAGTCCATTGGTTATACCAATTTGTGGTAGTTTATCACATACATCTATATCAAATATTGGCTGGTCTAAAAATTCTTTAATATTTTTAGTATTTATAGTAACCTTTTTTAAACTCTTATCAGCAAGTAACTTTCTAACAACTTTTCTAAATATTTTTGAAAAAACTCTTCTTAGATTTCTTACTCCTGCTTCTCTTGTATAGTTTGAAATAATTAGTTCTAAAGTACTTTTACCAAGTGAAATTTCAGATTTTTTAAGCCCATGTTTAGCAAGTTCTTGTGGTATTAAGTAATCTTGTGCAATATGGAACTTTTCACTTGGTGTATAGCTTGAAACTGTGATAAATTCCATTCTATCTCTAAGAGGTGCTGGAATATTTCTTATATCATTTGCAGTTGCTACAAATATACATTGACTTAAATCTATACTAAAGTTGAGATAAAGATCTCTAAATTCATGATTTTGTTCAGGATCAAGAACTTCAAGCATTACAGCAGTTGGGTCACCTTTATGAGTTGAGCCAATTTTATCTATCTCATCTAATACAATTACAGGATTCATTTTTTTTGCATTAATTAGTCCAGTTACAAGACGACCTGGCATAGCCCCTACATAAGTCCTTCTATGACCTCGAAGTTCATTAACATCTTCAAGTCCACCTAAAGCTATCCTTACAAGAGGTCTCTTAAGGGCTTCTGATATAGAGTTTGCAAGTGATGTTTTCCCAACTCCAGGAGGTCCTACAAAGCATAGTACTGTCCCTTTTGCCTTTGAGTCTTCTATCTTTCTAAGTTCCAAAAGCTCTTTGACTGCAAAAAACTCAACTATCCTTTGCTTAGCTTCTTTTAATGAGTAGTGATCTTTATTTAGTTGAGTTTCTACATTTTCAATAGAAATTTTATCATCTGCATATTGACCAAAAGGGATCTCTAGCACTTGTTCAATATATGTTTGAAGAAGTGATGCATCTGGTGAATCAGGATGAAGTCTTGATATTTTATCAATTTGTTTTTTTGTTTCTTTATATGCATCTTTACCCATAAAAGGTTTTAGAACTTTAAGCTTTTTTTTGTAGTTTTTTACATCTTTGTCTTTTACATTTTCAGTGCCTAGTTCTTTTTGTAGTGCTTTGATTTGCTCTTTTAGGAAATATTCTTTGTGGTTTTTTTCTATTTTTGAATTTACTTTTTGGTTGATTTCTTTTTGGATTTTTATATTTTCTATTTCAAGTTTTATATGTTCTATTACTTGTAAAAGTCTAGTTTCTATATTTGTTTCTTTGAAAAGTTTATAGGCTTCATTTTTTGTAAGTTTTAGTACTGAAGATATTAAATCTACTATTCTAATAGGGTCTGAATTTTCATCTATAGTTTTTACTAAATCCATTGGAAATTTTGTATTTAGTTTTGCTAGTTTTTGTATATTTTCTTTTAATACTTCTAAAAGTGCAGTTATAGCTTCAGTTACAAAAGGATCTGTATGAAGTTCTTCTACAATAGCACTTATTGATTTACCATCAACTACTGTATTGGTGATTTTACCTTTTGTAAGTCCTTGAAAAAGGATTTTTATTTTTCCATCAGGTAGGGCTACTTTTCGCATAATCGTACCAATTACACCAACATCATAAAAATCTTCTGGTGTTCTTAGTCCCTCATGGGATGGTTTTGTAACTGTTACCATTACAAGTTGGTTTTGTTCAATCGCTCTTGTAGCGGAATTTATATTTGCTTCATCCCCTATAAATATAGGTGCTATCATAAAAGGGTATAAAAATATATCATCTTCTACGATAAGAGGCAAAACGGCTGGAAATTTATCATAATTATCTAATTGCATTATCTTTTATCCTTTTATTTTATTCAAAAATCTTCTTATACCAAGGTGTTTTTGCTGGATTAACATCAGATGGATTTATGTTGTGTGAACTGCTTAGTGATTTGTAATATTCAGCAGCTTCAGGTTTGTCTACTCTATTATAAAGTTCTGCTATTTCGTACTCAAATGAAGTTTTAGCCATATATAGTCTACTTTGGATTGTCTTAATACTATATATATACGGTGAGTTTGGATAGTTAAGTGCATAATCATCAATACTATTTAATGTATCATATAATAGTTGTTGATCTCTTAGATGATTTTTAAATGACAAAAATTTTGCTCTTATTTTTAAGAACTCAATATAGTCTATATCTTCACTCGCACTAAATCTTTTTGCATATTCCTCAAGGTAATATATAGCTAAATCATATTGCCCATAGTCCACATGTCCATTTGCTAATATTATCATAGCATTTGGAATTAGAGGTGAATTTCTGTGTTCGCTTTCAAGTGATATATAACTTTCATCAGCTTCATCAAGTTTTAAATCTGCAACATTAGAAATAAGTTTATTGTACCAGTAAGTAGCTGGTTTATTGTATTCTTTATCAGCATCTTTGGATGCACAAGCACCAAATATAAAAATAGAACATATAGCTAACAACATATATCTTTTCAAGATAAATCCTTTTTTTTTATTTTGGTATATTTTAACCAATAGTAGCTGAAGATTAATACAAAAATCATTTTCTTTGTGTTATAATCAATCAAAATATTATATAAAAGAGTGATAATGAAACTAACAATAATTGGTAATGGTAATATGGCAAAAGCCTTAATAGGAGGTTTGTGCCAACAGTATGATATAGAAGTAGTTGGAAGGAATGAAGATAAATTAAATAATTTAAAGAAAGATTTTAATAATATTTCTGTAACTTTGGTTGGGGATAAATATGATATAACTGGTAAAAATATAATATTTTGTGTAAAGCCTTATGCTCTTGAAGAGGTAGCATGTAAGTTACAAGGTGAAGCTCAAAGTTTATTTAGTATATTAGCAGGGACGAAGCTTTCGTCTTTAAAATCAGTCATAAAATCTCAAAATTATGTAAGAGTTATGCCTAATATTGGTGCAGTTTATAATAAATCTATGACAACATTAACAGGTGATGAACTTTTAAAAAATCTATCAATCGAGATATTTAGCTCAATTGGGGAAGTTTTATGGTTAAAAAGTGAGAATGAACTAGATATTGCAACAGCAATTGCTGGAAGCGGACCTGCATATTTGGCTCTTATTGCTGAGGCTATGGCTGATGGTGGTGTGAAATGTGGTCTTAGTAGAGCTGATAGTAAAAAGCTTGTACAAGGACTTTTTGAAGGATTTTCGCCACTAATAAATAACTATGAGCCATCTCATATTAAAGATCAGGTAATGTCACCATCAGGAACTACCGCTGTAGGTGTAGCTACACTAGAAGAAGGGAGTATTAGAAGCTCATTTATAAAAGCAATAGAATCAGCCTATAAAAGAGCTGTTGAGCTTGGTAAAAAATAGCTTTTCATTACTTGAAACACTTGTTAGTGTGGTAATTCTTGCTATATTAACATCAGCTGTTGCTGGTGTTTTTTCGTACCAAAATAAAACTCTTGAAAATATGAATAATATTCAAAATGCATATAACTCCTTTTATCTTAGTAGTGATATATTAT contains:
- a CDS encoding rhomboid family intramembrane serine protease — its product is MARTKVFTLTNLIILATIFMYIVQTSMQHGTILLGMNIFFLEYDLWYQPLSSIFAHGGIFHLAMNMFVLYQFGTLLEEQKGKFTFAILYFIGGIVTSLVSFLFIYSLGLNHNLVGASGAICVLLGYVALYDRFNRKGILVWVLLISFAPLLIGMPIAWYAHLIGFAIGWLLGYFI
- the lon gene encoding endopeptidase La; its protein translation is MQLDNYDKFPAVLPLIVEDDIFLYPFMIAPIFIGDEANINSATRAIEQNQLVMVTVTKPSHEGLRTPEDFYDVGVIGTIMRKVALPDGKIKILFQGLTKGKITNTVVDGKSISAIVEELHTDPFVTEAITALLEVLKENIQKLAKLNTKFPMDLVKTIDENSDPIRIVDLISSVLKLTKNEAYKLFKETNIETRLLQVIEHIKLEIENIKIQKEINQKVNSKIEKNHKEYFLKEQIKALQKELGTENVKDKDVKNYKKKLKVLKPFMGKDAYKETKKQIDKISRLHPDSPDASLLQTYIEQVLEIPFGQYADDKISIENVETQLNKDHYSLKEAKQRIVEFFAVKELLELRKIEDSKAKGTVLCFVGPPGVGKTSLANSISEALKRPLVRIALGGLEDVNELRGHRRTYVGAMPGRLVTGLINAKKMNPVIVLDEIDKIGSTHKGDPTAVMLEVLDPEQNHEFRDLYLNFSIDLSQCIFVATANDIRNIPAPLRDRMEFITVSSYTPSEKFHIAQDYLIPQELAKHGLKKSEISLGKSTLELIISNYTREAGVRNLRRVFSKIFRKVVRKLLADKSLKKVTINTKNIKEFLDQPIFDIDVCDKLPQIGITNGLAWTSVGGDVLKIEAIKLKGKGMLSLTGSMGEVMKESAKISHSVVKVLIDNGKIKIDSSKIPLSYKEKEDGFKPDISEIYQRYDIHLHIPEGATPKDGPSAGITMATTIASILSDKAVKNDVAMTGELTLSGKVLPIGGLKEKLIAAHKAKIKKALIPRKNYERDLEEIPDEVKKDLVIVAVDTIEDVLKEALV
- a CDS encoding outer membrane protein assembly factor BamD codes for the protein MKRYMLLAICSIFIFGACASKDADKEYNKPATYWYNKLISNVADLKLDEADESYISLESEHRNSPLIPNAMIILANGHVDYGQYDLAIYYLEEYAKRFSASEDIDYIEFLKIRAKFLSFKNHLRDQQLLYDTLNSIDDYALNYPNSPYIYSIKTIQSRLYMAKTSFEYEIAELYNRVDKPEAAEYYKSLSSSHNINPSDVNPAKTPWYKKIFE
- a CDS encoding pyrroline-5-carboxylate reductase, producing the protein MKLTIIGNGNMAKALIGGLCQQYDIEVVGRNEDKLNNLKKDFNNISVTLVGDKYDITGKNIIFCVKPYALEEVACKLQGEAQSLFSILAGTKLSSLKSVIKSQNYVRVMPNIGAVYNKSMTTLTGDELLKNLSIEIFSSIGEVLWLKSENELDIATAIAGSGPAYLALIAEAMADGGVKCGLSRADSKKLVQGLFEGFSPLINNYEPSHIKDQVMSPSGTTAVGVATLEEGSIRSSFIKAIESAYKRAVELGKK
- a CDS encoding type II secretion system protein gives rise to the protein MVKNSFSLLETLVSVVILAILTSAVAGVFSYQNKTLENMNNIQNAYNSFYLSSDILSIDTKELVISKIYNDEHTNTHTYDFKTNIYNKDGIYLYRIKND